Proteins from a genomic interval of Rubinisphaera italica:
- a CDS encoding prolyl oligopeptidase family serine peptidase, which produces MRSLIRFSLIVIFTLVYTQPLTAQAPSAEELETLKSQTKIMRTKLEEIGEVWKKGGRRHGVSYVIDGEQFMSDYADLSVHVKALEWIVKHDEFSKKATIKQANAVVQQADALLREIQGKSERQYRAGRQICGYISEVDHSVQPYALTLPQNFDPDRSRAKRMPLYVVLHGRGGQNEVGFISKNAGKAPDEKQTWIQIDVFGRIDNAYRWAGETDVFEAISDVSRRFSIDDKHITLWGFSMGGAGAWHLGVHHPDKWASAGAGAGFVDFYIYQKKDEKLPSYQDKPLRIYDAINYAINLGEVPFVGYGGDQDSQLKSGQLMLEQAEKNDVPLKLIIGKDIGHKFTPEAEAEFQAFLAEHNREGLPAYPGPKKIRFVTYTPKYNKCHWLEIEELDETYQESLVESEYDGTDGTLNLETKNLRVISISRDIADQISIDGEPPLPLRDAADDLLPSVYYEKLDAGWEVLDYDESRDYQENGSGRKRHNVQGPIDDAFMSSFVCVRGTGVPWSKEHQAWADWTLKRFDNEFDKWMRGEVRIIDDNAVTLDTMLQSNLILFGDPGSNSMINRIFRELPVEWTKDSITINGKTWPMSQHGLAMIFPNPLNPHKYVVINSGMTTHEADFKASNSWLFPKLGDVAVLKFKKADKGYEETTEWADIFNDDWELDEK; this is translated from the coding sequence ATGCGCTCACTTATCCGGTTTTCCCTGATAGTAATATTCACTCTCGTCTACACGCAGCCGCTTACTGCACAGGCTCCCTCTGCTGAAGAACTGGAGACGCTCAAAAGCCAAACGAAGATCATGCGGACGAAGTTAGAAGAGATTGGTGAGGTGTGGAAAAAAGGAGGCCGGCGTCACGGCGTCTCCTATGTGATCGACGGCGAGCAATTCATGAGTGACTATGCCGATCTTTCGGTACATGTGAAAGCACTCGAATGGATTGTTAAGCATGATGAGTTCAGCAAAAAGGCGACCATCAAACAGGCAAATGCTGTCGTGCAGCAAGCCGATGCATTATTGAGAGAGATTCAGGGTAAAAGTGAACGGCAGTATCGAGCAGGTCGACAGATTTGTGGTTATATTTCGGAAGTCGATCACTCGGTTCAACCTTATGCGTTAACCCTCCCGCAGAATTTTGACCCCGACCGCTCACGTGCAAAACGGATGCCCCTTTACGTCGTCCTGCATGGTCGCGGAGGGCAGAACGAAGTTGGCTTCATCTCAAAGAATGCAGGCAAAGCTCCCGATGAGAAACAAACCTGGATTCAAATTGATGTCTTCGGTCGCATCGACAATGCTTACCGCTGGGCCGGTGAGACCGATGTGTTCGAAGCGATTTCCGATGTCTCCCGACGTTTCTCGATTGATGACAAACACATTACTCTCTGGGGCTTCTCGATGGGAGGAGCGGGAGCCTGGCATCTGGGCGTGCATCATCCCGATAAATGGGCCTCTGCTGGAGCCGGAGCCGGGTTTGTCGATTTCTATATCTACCAGAAAAAAGATGAGAAACTGCCGAGCTATCAGGACAAACCTCTGCGAATTTACGATGCGATTAACTATGCCATCAATCTGGGTGAAGTCCCGTTTGTAGGATACGGAGGCGATCAGGACTCGCAGTTAAAGTCTGGTCAGTTGATGCTGGAACAGGCTGAGAAGAATGATGTTCCACTCAAGTTGATCATTGGAAAAGACATCGGCCATAAATTCACGCCAGAAGCCGAGGCTGAGTTCCAGGCATTTCTGGCAGAGCATAATCGGGAAGGCTTGCCAGCTTACCCGGGGCCTAAGAAAATCCGCTTCGTCACTTACACGCCGAAATACAATAAGTGTCACTGGCTGGAAATTGAAGAACTGGACGAAACGTATCAGGAAAGTCTGGTCGAATCCGAATATGATGGCACCGATGGAACATTGAATCTGGAAACAAAAAACCTACGGGTGATAAGCATCAGTCGGGATATTGCCGATCAGATTTCTATTGATGGCGAACCCCCATTGCCCTTACGGGATGCCGCCGACGATTTGCTGCCTTCAGTCTATTACGAAAAACTCGATGCCGGTTGGGAAGTTCTTGACTACGATGAATCCCGCGACTATCAGGAAAACGGCAGCGGCCGCAAACGGCACAATGTTCAAGGTCCAATTGACGATGCCTTCATGAGTTCGTTCGTCTGTGTTCGAGGCACGGGAGTTCCCTGGTCGAAGGAGCATCAAGCCTGGGCAGACTGGACTTTAAAACGCTTTGATAACGAATTCGACAAATGGATGCGTGGCGAAGTACGCATCATTGATGACAATGCTGTCACCCTCGATACCATGCTGCAATCCAACCTGATCCTCTTCGGCGATCCCGGTTCCAACTCGATGATCAATCGCATCTTCAGAGAGTTACCAGTCGAATGGACAAAAGATTCGATCACGATCAACGGAAAAACATGGCCAATGTCGCAGCATGGATTGGCGATGATCTTTCCGAATCCACTCAATCCTCATAAATATGTTGTCATCAACTCCGGCATGACTACCCATGAAGCTGACTTCAAAGCCAGCAACTCCTGGCTATTCCCCAAACTGGGCGATGTCGCAGTCCTCAAATTCAAGAAGGCCGACAAGGGTTATGAAGAAACCACCGAATGGGCAGACATCTTTAACGACGACTGGGAGTTAGACGAGAAATAG
- a CDS encoding ABC-F family ATP-binding cassette domain-containing protein has translation MAIILQVQDACKSYGSQALLDHAEVAFKSNEKVGIIGRNGAGKSTLCRILLENEELDRGEIIRHPSLRIGYLQQHDPFEPGESALDFLMRDTGEPDWKCGEVAAEFEIKGDYLEGPVKELSGGWQTRVKLAALLLQDPNLLVLDEPTNFLDLRTQILLEHFLRHFKGGALIVSHDRGFLKATCTHTLEVARGQLTMFTGHVEKFLEAKQVQREHDERVNEATQAKMKQLERFINKNRANANTAAQARNKAKQLDRLELIELEQSESNVRIRVPNVEQRKGVALRCEGVTIGYPDHMVAENVCFEIDHGTRTAVVGDNGQGKTTLLRTLVGSLPTIEGEPKWGYNCELGVYAQHVYTSLPQDWTVKQYLESEAALGVTTQQLLEVAGSFLFRGPLIEKPVKVLSGGERARLCMAGLLLTGCNVLILDEPGNHLDVETLEALADALQNYNGTVIFVSHDRHFVKRVCTQVIEVQDGRVAYYPGDYDSYLYRVEKEIDDHEAERAGGSAAASNDPAPKSGKAKKKRGSKDPRKQLNKIEKKIATLDDERQAIQKKFVTMTDPTEAQKTHEHLESLKAEIATLEEEWLELNEEMSDEWG, from the coding sequence ATGGCAATCATTCTCCAGGTACAAGATGCCTGCAAAAGTTACGGCTCTCAGGCCCTGCTTGACCACGCCGAAGTCGCGTTCAAGTCGAACGAAAAAGTTGGCATCATCGGCCGCAACGGAGCCGGGAAATCGACGCTCTGTCGGATTCTTCTAGAAAATGAAGAGCTCGATCGTGGCGAAATTATTCGGCATCCGTCCTTACGCATAGGCTATTTGCAACAGCACGATCCGTTTGAGCCTGGCGAATCTGCTCTCGATTTTCTGATGCGGGATACCGGCGAACCCGACTGGAAATGTGGGGAAGTGGCTGCGGAGTTCGAAATCAAAGGGGACTATCTCGAAGGTCCCGTAAAAGAACTTTCCGGCGGATGGCAGACCCGTGTTAAGTTGGCGGCTTTGCTGCTCCAAGACCCGAATCTGCTGGTGCTCGACGAACCGACCAACTTCCTCGACCTGCGTACGCAGATTCTTCTCGAACACTTTCTGAGGCACTTCAAAGGGGGTGCCCTCATCGTCTCTCACGATCGTGGCTTCCTCAAAGCGACGTGTACGCACACACTCGAAGTGGCTCGTGGTCAGTTGACGATGTTCACCGGCCATGTCGAAAAATTTCTCGAAGCCAAGCAGGTTCAACGCGAACACGATGAGCGCGTGAATGAAGCGACTCAGGCGAAAATGAAGCAGCTCGAACGCTTCATCAATAAGAATCGGGCCAATGCCAATACAGCTGCCCAGGCCCGCAACAAAGCGAAACAACTCGATCGGCTCGAACTGATTGAACTTGAACAATCCGAGTCGAATGTCCGCATTCGGGTGCCGAATGTTGAACAACGCAAAGGGGTGGCGCTGCGATGTGAGGGGGTGACGATTGGATATCCCGATCATATGGTCGCTGAGAATGTCTGCTTCGAAATCGATCACGGCACCCGCACTGCGGTTGTGGGTGATAACGGTCAGGGTAAAACGACATTACTCCGTACACTCGTCGGCTCCCTGCCGACCATCGAAGGCGAGCCAAAGTGGGGCTACAACTGCGAACTTGGTGTCTATGCACAGCACGTTTATACGTCTCTTCCGCAGGACTGGACGGTTAAGCAATACCTTGAAAGCGAAGCTGCTCTCGGGGTGACGACTCAACAGCTGCTCGAAGTGGCAGGCAGTTTCCTGTTTCGTGGCCCGCTGATTGAAAAGCCGGTCAAAGTGCTGAGCGGGGGAGAACGTGCCCGGCTATGTATGGCGGGTTTACTGCTCACCGGTTGCAACGTGCTGATTCTCGACGAACCGGGGAACCATTTGGACGTCGAAACTCTCGAAGCGTTGGCTGATGCTCTACAGAACTACAACGGCACCGTCATCTTCGTGAGTCACGATCGTCACTTTGTGAAGCGGGTTTGTACGCAGGTGATTGAAGTGCAGGATGGTCGGGTCGCCTATTATCCAGGTGATTATGATTCGTATCTGTATCGCGTCGAAAAAGAAATTGACGATCACGAAGCCGAACGAGCCGGCGGTTCCGCAGCTGCAAGCAACGATCCGGCTCCGAAATCCGGCAAAGCCAAAAAGAAACGGGGCTCGAAAGACCCTCGCAAACAGCTCAACAAAATCGAAAAGAAAATCGCCACCCTCGACGACGAACGCCAGGCCATTCAGAAAAAGTTCGTCACCATGACTGATCCCACCGAAGCCCAGAAAACGCACGAACACTTAGAATCCCTCAAAGCCGAAATCGCCACTCTGGAAGAAGAGTGGCTTGAGCTGAATGAAGAGATGAGTGATGAGTGGGGGTAG
- the bfr gene encoding bacterioferritin, whose translation MKGSSKVVDALNAGLTIELTAINQYFCQAKMCHNWALHILGDKHYGESMGEMKHAEWLIDRILFLEGVPEIARYDVIRVGDDVKSQFEYDLTLEMKGCDTYREGIKVCYDENDPGTRDLLEKILVQSEEHVDWLESQLELIEKIGIQNYLMSQMGPHVEDAH comes from the coding sequence ATGAAGGGGAGTTCCAAGGTTGTCGATGCGTTGAACGCCGGTTTAACCATCGAGTTGACTGCCATTAACCAGTATTTCTGTCAGGCGAAAATGTGCCACAACTGGGCACTGCATATTCTGGGCGATAAGCACTACGGCGAATCGATGGGCGAAATGAAACATGCCGAGTGGCTGATCGATCGCATCCTCTTCCTCGAAGGGGTTCCCGAAATTGCCCGTTACGATGTCATTCGTGTCGGCGACGATGTCAAATCGCAGTTCGAGTACGATCTGACACTCGAAATGAAGGGCTGCGACACTTACCGCGAAGGGATCAAAGTCTGCTACGACGAAAACGATCCCGGCACCCGCGATTTGCTGGAAAAAATTCTGGTCCAATCCGAAGAACATGTCGACTGGCTCGAATCTCAACTCGAGTTGATCGAAAAAATCGGCATCCAGAATTACCTTATGTCGCAAATGGGCCCACATGTGGAAGATGCCCACTGA
- a CDS encoding HAD family hydrolase, whose protein sequence is MSSLYLFDVDGTLLNSGRAGQAAMEEALQIEFGVTETDCDIPYAGRTDRAIIDDLLKWHKIEDTPENFQTFQTRYFELLPKHLGSRGGRVLPGVTEVLDIITKESNDWTGLLTGNFERSGWMKVQHFNIDHHFSFGAFGDVHANRDDVARLASQTATDRHGDAIKTMWVIGDTPADVQCGRAIGAKVLAVATGHYSLEELEASKPDATLSDMSDAARVAELLLG, encoded by the coding sequence ATGTCGAGTCTTTATTTGTTTGATGTGGATGGAACACTCCTGAATTCCGGCCGGGCTGGTCAGGCGGCAATGGAGGAAGCTCTGCAGATCGAGTTTGGTGTCACCGAGACCGATTGCGATATCCCATATGCCGGGCGGACCGATCGGGCGATTATTGATGATCTGCTCAAATGGCACAAAATCGAGGATACGCCGGAAAACTTTCAGACCTTTCAAACCCGTTATTTCGAACTACTGCCCAAGCATCTCGGCAGCCGTGGTGGACGTGTGCTGCCCGGCGTGACTGAAGTGCTCGACATCATCACGAAAGAATCGAACGACTGGACCGGCTTACTGACCGGCAACTTCGAACGCAGCGGCTGGATGAAAGTGCAGCATTTCAACATCGATCATCACTTCAGCTTCGGCGCCTTCGGCGACGTCCACGCCAACCGCGACGACGTCGCCCGCCTCGCCTCCCAAACCGCGACCGACCGACACGGCGATGCGATCAAGACCATGTGGGTCATTGGCGACACCCCAGCCGACGTTCAATGCGGCCGAGCCATCGGCGCGAAAGTCCTCGCCGTTGCCACCGGACACTATTCCCTGGAAGAACTCGAAGCAAGCAAACCAGATGCAACGCTGAGTGACATGAGCGACGCGGCTCGGGTTGCAGAATTGCTGTTGGGATAA
- a CDS encoding PspA/IM30 family protein, which translates to MPYFSRLTDIVTCSLTALLKDSDDPQGTLRDVIREMEEGLGGAQRSVQSAQQSRQRLVAELDESREQSEHFDQQAIQLLQANDENGARMALYRKKEASDLMAGLEQQVSVANSTYEALMTTYRALEARLAEARRKLNDLGGSESADSQYGSLSETAQNMRHSEVELELAAMKERLNQS; encoded by the coding sequence ATGCCCTATTTCAGTCGTTTAACCGATATTGTCACCTGTAGTTTGACCGCTCTGCTCAAGGATTCCGACGATCCGCAGGGGACGTTGCGGGATGTGATTCGTGAAATGGAAGAAGGTCTGGGAGGAGCACAGCGTTCTGTGCAATCCGCTCAGCAGAGTCGGCAACGTCTGGTTGCGGAGCTGGATGAATCGCGGGAACAATCTGAACATTTCGATCAGCAGGCGATTCAATTGCTGCAAGCCAACGATGAAAACGGGGCTCGCATGGCCCTGTATCGCAAAAAAGAAGCCAGCGATTTGATGGCTGGTCTCGAACAGCAGGTCAGCGTTGCCAACTCGACATACGAAGCCTTGATGACAACTTACCGGGCTCTCGAAGCGAGATTGGCAGAGGCTCGCCGTAAGTTGAATGATCTGGGTGGCAGTGAATCGGCTGACTCCCAATACGGCTCTCTCAGTGAAACCGCACAAAACATGAGGCACAGCGAAGTCGAACTCGAACTGGCGGCTATGAAAGAGCGACTCAATCAATCTTGA